From the Trifolium pratense cultivar HEN17-A07 linkage group LG4, ARS_RC_1.1, whole genome shotgun sequence genome, the window GCCATTCTTCCAAAAGCGATCACAGCTTCTTTTTTGGCGTTAATACCAAAGAAGGACCACCCTCAGGTTCTGTCTGATTATAGACCTATTTGCCTTGTCCGCTGTGcttatacaaaattatttctaaGGTTTTGGCAGCTCGGTTAAAAAAGGTGATGGGAAAATTGATTTCAGAATGTCAAACAGCCTTTCCACCTAATCGTCAAATTTTGGATGGTGTCTTGGTTGTAAATGAACGGATTGATTTGGCTAAGAGAAGAAAAGACAAGTGCTTGTTGTTGAAAGTAGATTTCGAACGGGCTTATGATACAATGAATTGGAATTTTCTGGAGTATATGATGCGACGTATGGGGTTTGATCAACATTGGCTGAAGTGGATGAGAGCTTGTATATTTAATAGCTCAATGTTCGTGCTAGACTGCTAGTAAATGGTAGTCCTACAGAGGATTTCTTAGTTGGCAAAGGGCTGAGACAAGGTGACCCGCTATCTCCATTCCTTTTCTTGATCGCTGCGGAAGGACTCACTCGGTTGATGCAAAAGGCTGTTGATAATAGTAGTTTCCATGGGTTTAAAGTTAGAGATGATCTTCATTTTCACACACTCCAATTCGCAGATGATACTGTTTTGATCGGTGAAGGAAATTGGGATAATTTATGGTCCATTAAAACGGTGCCGAGAAGTTTTAAATTGGTGTCCGGTTTGAAGGTTAATTTCTTCAAAAGTAAGCTTTATGGAATTAAtcttgatgataattttttgtctgCCGCATCCTCTTTCATACATTGTGAGGTAGATTCTATTCCCTTCTGTTTTTTAGGCATTCTGGTGGGTGCCAACCCAAGGAGGAAGATAACCTGGAATCCTATTGTGGTAGCAATGAAGAAGCGTCTAAATGCTTGGAATGGTCGGCATTTATCTATTGGTGGAAGAGTAACGCTTATCAATTCGGTACTTTCTAGTctacctctttatttttttctctttttttaaggCACCGTCATGTGTTTTAAAAGATTTGGTTAACATTCAACGAAAGTTTTTATGGGGTGGAGGTTCCAATACAAAGAAGATATGTTGGGTTAGTTGGGACACTATTTGCCTACCAAAAGACAGAGGTGGGTTGGGTATTTAAAATCTTGATTTATTCAATCAATCTTTACTTTGTAAATGGAAATGGAGACGAATTAGTGATGAAAATGCTTTGTGGTCCACTTTGTTGAAGCATAGATATGGGAATATGGTAGATAATTTTATGTCGCAATCAACCAACGATGTAAAAGGACACTCATTGTGGTGGCGCGATATCATGAAGATTGGGGGAGTTGTGAATGGagattggttcaaaaaaaacGTGAGCAATGTGTTGGGTGATGGTATTTCTTTGAGATTTTGGCATGATGTTTGGTTGGGACCAGTTTGTTTTAAGCGTTTATTCCCTCTTTTGTTCAATAAAGCTTTGTATCCAAATATAGTGGTAGGTGCTAGTGGTATGTGGCAAGATCACACTTGGGTGTGGAAGATGGAATGGAGTTTGGTCTTATCTGCAGCTGAGCAGGAATTAGCGCAAGAGTTATACACTTTGTTGACAGGATTTTTCCCTTACCCGAATGACAAAGATAGCGTTAGATGGAACATACATCAAACCGGTCAGTTCTCGGTCCATTCGACGTATGTGTTCTTACTATCTCGTGTTGTTACTTTGGCAATTGAAGAGAACGTGGTGGAAGCTTTGAATCAATTATGGACAAATGACTTGCCATCTAAAGTGAGTATATTTGGATGGAGATTATTATTATCTAGACTACCAACTCGTATGGCGTTGGCGAAAAAAGGTGTTATTGTTAATCCGCGTGAGTTGTGTTGTGCTTTTTGTTTCAGAGAAGAGGAAGATATTGACCATGTGTTTTTCAATTGTTCTTTTTCGCAACAAATTTGGAAGAGAATTTTCATCTGGCTGAATGTGAATTTTATCCCCTTTGAAGTTTGTTGGAAGCACTTTATCTCCCTTTGGTGCTTTGGTGAAGAATAAGTCATATGCTAAAGCTCGACATGTAATTTGGTTGGCAACCACATGGAGCTTATGGCGAGCCCGTAATAATATAATGTTTAGAGGAGATGTTATTAACTTGCAATCCTTAGTggatcaaattatttatatctccTGGTTTTGGTTTGTTGGTAGAATAGCTTCTAAGTCTTCTCTTGTATTTTCAGATTGGTGTAAAGAGCCATTATCTTGCATTTTTAGCATCTAATGGtttcttttaaaattgtaagggttgaataccccttatactccttataattcattctttgcttataaaaaaaaaaaaacttttctctGAAATTTTACATCAACAAATAAACTTGTAACTGAAATTATCATTttgctgtcaaaaaaaaaaattatttaaaaacgCAAGAGCATTGATAATGTCACCGGCAATAGATCCAACATGAAATATTTATTTGGTTAAGGATCCAACATGAAATTTATTACTACTAGTAATATTTGTAGGAATGtc encodes:
- the LOC123922866 gene encoding uncharacterized protein LOC123922866 encodes the protein MVFHPRICPLFNPSWQSYNISGKKTFVLKEKFKLLRESLKNWNKEVFGFLDLNIEKTITNINEFEDLLANSDGDLDDLKLEGLNKEFWKQLHFKESLLKQKSRTTWIREGDSNSKYFHQSIKSRRRRNQLVALKDGNHWVQGVDDVKSFVKNFFEKNFTEEWSNRPLLDGVSFNSLSETDNYTLLAPFSVEEVRDILSSCDRNKCPGPDGFNFNFLKTCWDVLQADVMEFLIEFHSNAILPKAITASFLALIPKKDHPQVLAARLKKVMGKLISECQTAFPPNRQILDGVLVVNERIDLAKRRKDKCLLLKLNVRARLLVNGSPTEDFLVGKGLRQGDPLSPFLFLIAAEGLTRLMQKAVDNSSFHGFKVRDDLHFHTLQFADDTVLIGEGNWDNLWSIKTVPRSFKLVSGLKVNFFKSILVGANPRRKITWNPIVVAMKKRLNAWNGRHLSIGGRVTLINSHRYGNMVDNFMSQSTNDVKGHSLWWRDIMKIGGVVNGDWFKKNVSNVLGDGISLRFWHDVWLGPVCFKRLFPLLFNKALYPNIVVGASGMWQDHTWVWKMEWSLVLSAAEQELAQELYTLLTGFFPYPNDKDSVRWNIHQTGQFSVHSTYVFLLSRVVTLAIEENVVEALNQLWTNDLPSKVSIFGWRLLLSRLPTRMALAKKGVIVNPRFKVVESEMEDIDLDLGV